In a genomic window of Sus scrofa isolate TJ Tabasco breed Duroc chromosome 4, Sscrofa11.1, whole genome shotgun sequence:
- the FCRL4 gene encoding Fc receptor-like protein 4 isoform X3 — MALPASPGWMALNMFLLLLAGSGKWAAAIPRSVISLQPPWTTAFQGERINLTCNGFQGSAPAKVKWYRKNFRKRYPRETPGNTLEVRDSGEYKCQVPGSLLSNPVYLLFTPASFILQAPHSVFEGDELVLRCQKRGKERLTSVKYTWNGKIISNSNKGVELLIPQASLNNSGSYQCIGSFENAYILKSNLKVIRIQELFSRPKLTVTDSQPREGNSVNLTCETQRPLERPDTRLHFIFFRGSGVTLSNWSRSPELHITAIWREDSGTYWCGAETVTSGVHKLSLPLQIDVQRIPVSGALLETQPQGGQAVEGETLVLVCSVVEGTGDTTFSWYREDMEESLGRKSRRSQRAELEIPVIWESHAGFYYCTADNGHGLIQSEAVNVTVISMPGNRRGLVAAGATGGTLSFLLLAVALLFYCWHQRKPETSLSRSLNPSSCIPMAVLSTSQPAGSPSTQGREFIPGDGLLGDTTRSPLTLGPGEPPPPKCPASVELQQLYSNVHLKEGDLVYSEIQIIQPGEGQAKNSRTFLEDQHASIVYSEVKTQPQDDVAGKISSKEEDAMERYENVLLL, encoded by the exons ATGGCCTTACCTGCTTCTCCAGGGTGGATGGCACTGAAcatgtttcttctccttttggctgGAAGTGGAAAATGGGCAG CTGCTATCCCCCGATCCGTGATCTCCCTCCAGCCTCCATGGACCACAGCCTTCCAAGGAGAGAGAATAAATCTGACTTGCAATGGATTTCAAGGCTCTGCACCAGCAAAAGTAAAGTGGTACCGTAAGAACTTTAGGAAGAGATATCCAAGGGAAACGCCAGGAAATACCCTTGAGGTTCGTGATTCTGGAGAATACAAATGCCAGGTCCCGGGCTCACTCCTGAGTAACCCTGTGTACTTGCTCTTTACTCCAG CCTCCTTCATTCTCCAGGCCCCACATTCTGTGTTTGAAGGTGATGAGTTGGTTCTGAGATgccagaaaaggggaaaagagagactGACTTCTGTGAAGTACACTtggaatggaaaaattatttctaattccaATAAAGGCGTGGAACTTTTGATACCACAAGCAAGTCTAAACAACAGTGGCAGTTACCAATGCATCGGATCCTTTGAAAACGCTTACATATTGAAATCAAATCTCAAAGTTATTCGAATTCAAG AACTGTTTTCACGGCCAAAGCTGACAGTCACAGACTCCCAGCCAAGGGAGGGGAATTCTGTCAACCTGACCTGTGAAACACAGCGTCCTCTAGAGCGGCCGGACACTCGGCTTCACTTCATCTTCTTCAGAGGCAGCGGAGTCACCCTCTCCAACTGGAGCAGGTCCCCAGAACTCCACATCACAGCCATCTGGAGAGAAGACTCAGGGACATACTGGTGTGGTGCTGAGACAGTGACCAGTGGTGTCCACAAACTCAGCCTCCCGCTTCAGATCGATGTTCAGA GAATCCCTGTGTCTGGAGCGCTCCTAGAGACCcagccccagggaggccaggcagTGGAAGGGGAGACACTAGTCCTTGTCTGCTCCGTGGTTGAAGGCACGGGGGACACCACATTCTCCTGGTACAGAGAAGACATGGAGGAGAGTCTGGGGAGGAAAAGTCGGCGTTCCCAGAGAGCAGAGCTGGAGATCCCTGTTATCTGGGAGAGCCACGCAGGGTTCTACTACTGCACAGCTGACAACGGCCATGGCCTCATCCAGAGTGAAGCAGTGAACGTCACTGTAATAA GTATGCCAGGGAACAGAAGAGGCCTCGTGGCTGCGGGTGCCACTGGGGGGACACTCAGCTTTCTTCTTCTGGCTGTGGCCCTGCTGTTTTACTGCTGGCACCAGAGGAAACCAG AGACTTCCCTGAGTCGAAGCCTGAACCCATCATCTTGTATTCCAATGGCCGTGCTCTCCACAAGCCAGCCTGCTGGCTCCCCCTCTACCCAGGGGAGAGAATTTATCCCAG GAGATGGTTTACTGGGAGACACAACCAG GAGCCCCCTTACTCTGGGCCCAGGGGAGCCTCCCCCTCCCAAATGTCCTGCCTCGGTGGAGCTTCAACAGTTGTACAGCAATG tGCATCTCAAAGAAGGAGACTTGGTATATTCTGAGATCCAGATTATTCAGCCAGGAGAGGGGCAGG CTAAAAACTCCAGAACATTTCTAGAGGATCAG CATGCCTCGATTGTCTACTCTGAGGTGAAGACACAGCCCCAAGATGATGTGGCTGGAAAGATCAGCTCTAAAGAGGAAGATGCCATGGAACGTTATGAGAATGTCCTACTCCTGTGA
- the FCRL4 gene encoding Fc receptor-like protein 4 isoform X2 translates to MLLRIPEQTSMLLWASLLVLAPVSGPLAAIPRSVISLQPPWTTAFQGERINLTCNGFQGSAPAKVKWYRKNFRKRYPRETPGNTLEVRDSGEYKCQVPGSLLSNPVYLLFTPASFILQAPHSVFEGDELVLRCQKRGKERLTSVKYTWNGKIISNSNKGVELLIPQASLNNSGSYQCIGSFENAYILKSNLKVIRIQELFSRPKLTVTDSQPREGNSVNLTCETQRPLERPDTRLHFIFFRGSGVTLSNWSRSPELHITAIWREDSGTYWCGAETVTSGVHKLSLPLQIDVQRIPVSGALLETQPQGGQAVEGETLVLVCSVVEGTGDTTFSWYREDMEESLGRKSRRSQRAELEIPVIWESHAGFYYCTADNGHGLIQSEAVNVTVISMPGNRRGLVAAGATGGTLSFLLLAVALLFYCWHQRKPETSLSRSLNPSSCIPMAVLSTSQPAGSPSTQGREFIPGDGLLGDTTRSPLTLGPGEPPPPKCPASVELQQLYSNVHLKEGDLVYSEIQIIQPGEGQAKNSRTFLEDQHASIVYSEVKTQPQDDVAGKISSKEEDAMERYENVLLL, encoded by the exons ATGCTCCTCAGGATCCCAGAGCAGACTTCCATGCTACTGTGGGCATCCTTGCTGGTCCTCG ctccagtcagtGGACCACTTG CTGCTATCCCCCGATCCGTGATCTCCCTCCAGCCTCCATGGACCACAGCCTTCCAAGGAGAGAGAATAAATCTGACTTGCAATGGATTTCAAGGCTCTGCACCAGCAAAAGTAAAGTGGTACCGTAAGAACTTTAGGAAGAGATATCCAAGGGAAACGCCAGGAAATACCCTTGAGGTTCGTGATTCTGGAGAATACAAATGCCAGGTCCCGGGCTCACTCCTGAGTAACCCTGTGTACTTGCTCTTTACTCCAG CCTCCTTCATTCTCCAGGCCCCACATTCTGTGTTTGAAGGTGATGAGTTGGTTCTGAGATgccagaaaaggggaaaagagagactGACTTCTGTGAAGTACACTtggaatggaaaaattatttctaattccaATAAAGGCGTGGAACTTTTGATACCACAAGCAAGTCTAAACAACAGTGGCAGTTACCAATGCATCGGATCCTTTGAAAACGCTTACATATTGAAATCAAATCTCAAAGTTATTCGAATTCAAG AACTGTTTTCACGGCCAAAGCTGACAGTCACAGACTCCCAGCCAAGGGAGGGGAATTCTGTCAACCTGACCTGTGAAACACAGCGTCCTCTAGAGCGGCCGGACACTCGGCTTCACTTCATCTTCTTCAGAGGCAGCGGAGTCACCCTCTCCAACTGGAGCAGGTCCCCAGAACTCCACATCACAGCCATCTGGAGAGAAGACTCAGGGACATACTGGTGTGGTGCTGAGACAGTGACCAGTGGTGTCCACAAACTCAGCCTCCCGCTTCAGATCGATGTTCAGA GAATCCCTGTGTCTGGAGCGCTCCTAGAGACCcagccccagggaggccaggcagTGGAAGGGGAGACACTAGTCCTTGTCTGCTCCGTGGTTGAAGGCACGGGGGACACCACATTCTCCTGGTACAGAGAAGACATGGAGGAGAGTCTGGGGAGGAAAAGTCGGCGTTCCCAGAGAGCAGAGCTGGAGATCCCTGTTATCTGGGAGAGCCACGCAGGGTTCTACTACTGCACAGCTGACAACGGCCATGGCCTCATCCAGAGTGAAGCAGTGAACGTCACTGTAATAA GTATGCCAGGGAACAGAAGAGGCCTCGTGGCTGCGGGTGCCACTGGGGGGACACTCAGCTTTCTTCTTCTGGCTGTGGCCCTGCTGTTTTACTGCTGGCACCAGAGGAAACCAG AGACTTCCCTGAGTCGAAGCCTGAACCCATCATCTTGTATTCCAATGGCCGTGCTCTCCACAAGCCAGCCTGCTGGCTCCCCCTCTACCCAGGGGAGAGAATTTATCCCAG GAGATGGTTTACTGGGAGACACAACCAG GAGCCCCCTTACTCTGGGCCCAGGGGAGCCTCCCCCTCCCAAATGTCCTGCCTCGGTGGAGCTTCAACAGTTGTACAGCAATG tGCATCTCAAAGAAGGAGACTTGGTATATTCTGAGATCCAGATTATTCAGCCAGGAGAGGGGCAGG CTAAAAACTCCAGAACATTTCTAGAGGATCAG CATGCCTCGATTGTCTACTCTGAGGTGAAGACACAGCCCCAAGATGATGTGGCTGGAAAGATCAGCTCTAAAGAGGAAGATGCCATGGAACGTTATGAGAATGTCCTACTCCTGTGA
- the FCRL4 gene encoding Fc receptor-like protein 4 isoform X1 produces MLLRIPEQTSMLLWASLLVLAAPVSGPLAAIPRSVISLQPPWTTAFQGERINLTCNGFQGSAPAKVKWYRKNFRKRYPRETPGNTLEVRDSGEYKCQVPGSLLSNPVYLLFTPASFILQAPHSVFEGDELVLRCQKRGKERLTSVKYTWNGKIISNSNKGVELLIPQASLNNSGSYQCIGSFENAYILKSNLKVIRIQELFSRPKLTVTDSQPREGNSVNLTCETQRPLERPDTRLHFIFFRGSGVTLSNWSRSPELHITAIWREDSGTYWCGAETVTSGVHKLSLPLQIDVQRIPVSGALLETQPQGGQAVEGETLVLVCSVVEGTGDTTFSWYREDMEESLGRKSRRSQRAELEIPVIWESHAGFYYCTADNGHGLIQSEAVNVTVISMPGNRRGLVAAGATGGTLSFLLLAVALLFYCWHQRKPETSLSRSLNPSSCIPMAVLSTSQPAGSPSTQGREFIPGDGLLGDTTRSPLTLGPGEPPPPKCPASVELQQLYSNVHLKEGDLVYSEIQIIQPGEGQAKNSRTFLEDQHASIVYSEVKTQPQDDVAGKISSKEEDAMERYENVLLL; encoded by the exons ATGCTCCTCAGGATCCCAGAGCAGACTTCCATGCTACTGTGGGCATCCTTGCTGGTCCTCG cagctccagtcagtGGACCACTTG CTGCTATCCCCCGATCCGTGATCTCCCTCCAGCCTCCATGGACCACAGCCTTCCAAGGAGAGAGAATAAATCTGACTTGCAATGGATTTCAAGGCTCTGCACCAGCAAAAGTAAAGTGGTACCGTAAGAACTTTAGGAAGAGATATCCAAGGGAAACGCCAGGAAATACCCTTGAGGTTCGTGATTCTGGAGAATACAAATGCCAGGTCCCGGGCTCACTCCTGAGTAACCCTGTGTACTTGCTCTTTACTCCAG CCTCCTTCATTCTCCAGGCCCCACATTCTGTGTTTGAAGGTGATGAGTTGGTTCTGAGATgccagaaaaggggaaaagagagactGACTTCTGTGAAGTACACTtggaatggaaaaattatttctaattccaATAAAGGCGTGGAACTTTTGATACCACAAGCAAGTCTAAACAACAGTGGCAGTTACCAATGCATCGGATCCTTTGAAAACGCTTACATATTGAAATCAAATCTCAAAGTTATTCGAATTCAAG AACTGTTTTCACGGCCAAAGCTGACAGTCACAGACTCCCAGCCAAGGGAGGGGAATTCTGTCAACCTGACCTGTGAAACACAGCGTCCTCTAGAGCGGCCGGACACTCGGCTTCACTTCATCTTCTTCAGAGGCAGCGGAGTCACCCTCTCCAACTGGAGCAGGTCCCCAGAACTCCACATCACAGCCATCTGGAGAGAAGACTCAGGGACATACTGGTGTGGTGCTGAGACAGTGACCAGTGGTGTCCACAAACTCAGCCTCCCGCTTCAGATCGATGTTCAGA GAATCCCTGTGTCTGGAGCGCTCCTAGAGACCcagccccagggaggccaggcagTGGAAGGGGAGACACTAGTCCTTGTCTGCTCCGTGGTTGAAGGCACGGGGGACACCACATTCTCCTGGTACAGAGAAGACATGGAGGAGAGTCTGGGGAGGAAAAGTCGGCGTTCCCAGAGAGCAGAGCTGGAGATCCCTGTTATCTGGGAGAGCCACGCAGGGTTCTACTACTGCACAGCTGACAACGGCCATGGCCTCATCCAGAGTGAAGCAGTGAACGTCACTGTAATAA GTATGCCAGGGAACAGAAGAGGCCTCGTGGCTGCGGGTGCCACTGGGGGGACACTCAGCTTTCTTCTTCTGGCTGTGGCCCTGCTGTTTTACTGCTGGCACCAGAGGAAACCAG AGACTTCCCTGAGTCGAAGCCTGAACCCATCATCTTGTATTCCAATGGCCGTGCTCTCCACAAGCCAGCCTGCTGGCTCCCCCTCTACCCAGGGGAGAGAATTTATCCCAG GAGATGGTTTACTGGGAGACACAACCAG GAGCCCCCTTACTCTGGGCCCAGGGGAGCCTCCCCCTCCCAAATGTCCTGCCTCGGTGGAGCTTCAACAGTTGTACAGCAATG tGCATCTCAAAGAAGGAGACTTGGTATATTCTGAGATCCAGATTATTCAGCCAGGAGAGGGGCAGG CTAAAAACTCCAGAACATTTCTAGAGGATCAG CATGCCTCGATTGTCTACTCTGAGGTGAAGACACAGCCCCAAGATGATGTGGCTGGAAAGATCAGCTCTAAAGAGGAAGATGCCATGGAACGTTATGAGAATGTCCTACTCCTGTGA